From the genome of Phlebotomus papatasi isolate M1 chromosome 2, Ppap_2.1, whole genome shotgun sequence:
tattctaattaatttcttgaaaattctaataaaaaactgttaagattctgttagaatatttcacaaggaatctcatgatacaaattaaattaaaataataaatatttattcggcttaaaaatgcaatgaactttttcttaagtgtctccctttccacaattCACCCTATACGGTTATTTTCATTAAGGACtggaatatattaaaaaaaaacttacctttTTCGTATGCTCTGAAAgcttcttcaaaataattatgCTCCTCTAGAAACATTCCGAAATTGATTATGATTTGTGGCGTACATATCCTGAGATCAATGATCCTATCGTAGACGGCTTTGCAAGACTTATATGTCCCGAAAGACTCCTCTAAATCTGCATACATTGACCAAACTTTGAGTGATTTGTATACACGCATCTGCACAGGTTCCTTTTCATCGTGGTAGGCTGCCCTTTTTTTCGGCATCGCTGTTGCCCTGTGCATAATCCCAAGGGCtccattgaaattttcctgacgaATCTCCATCTCAGCCCATTCGCACCATACAGACGCCAAGTCGTCCACTTTAACATAATCCACCTGTGTGGCTTTCTCCATTACCACACGTGCATCGTCAATCTGGCCATTGGCTTCGTAAAATTTAGCAAATTCTACCCAAAGTGTATGAATTTTGCCCACTGCCAAACGAGGTTGTACAGTTTGCACGGCTTCCGTGAAAGTTTTGATGATTTCTGTGGGTTTTCCCTCAAAGAGTTTCACGCGTTTGTGCCATTCTGGCACATTGTGCGGATTCTGGCGCAACAGAACACTATTCAGGAGTAGCAAACGCCTCTCCATTAGATATTCAAATCGTGCAAAACGTATTTCAATGTTGACATCGGTATCTTCACCAGATGCACTTTCGGAAGCCTCTTCCATCCACTTTTTCAGATTTAACTCCTCAAATTGGGCATAGGCATCAAAGACCTGAGAAAAGTCTCTGACTGTTGTCACTGTCTGTATGGCTTCTTCATAGATGTCCCTTGCTCGTTCAAAAAGACCACTGCGCACATAGTAATCGGCCAGAGAGTTCCAGAGATGTCCCAACTGATCTGTGTACCGCCTCAAACCACCCCGAATGATCGCATCGACATTGAGAGAATGTACTTTATCCGGATTCTTACTGATGAGCTCACATAATTCATTCCACAGTTGATGATTGGATTTCCCAtgtttcgacacaaaattttccatatcAACAACACTGGCCAACTGTTGAGCTGCCTCGTCCAGCCTATCAACACTAGTGAGATACTCAATATATTCCTCAGCATTCTCAGGGAATAGCTTAAGGTATCGCCTATAGACGCGCACTGCAGTTTCAGGGATGTTAAATCGTTGCAGAAAATCCAAATAAAGTGGCCAGATGCGATGGTGTTGAGTAATAGGGAGTGCTCTCAGAGCCCTATCAAAGATCTGTCTTGTACGTGTAATTTTGCACTGCATTGTCATGAAGGAACAGTAATCCATCCAGATCCTGGGCATTCTGTGCATAAACACTAAAGATCTTTCAAAGGCATTATTGACTTCTTCGTATACAGGATCAGTTATGCACCTTCCTCTCACTTGCTTCCGGCGGGTTTTTAGGTAATTGTACCAGATTTTGTAAGAACCAGGGAGTTCCTTAAGGGCTCTCTCGTACACAATATTAACCCCATATCGCGGTGCCTTCTTTTTATGATCAATGTATCTAAGCCAATGCTTCACTGAATAGGCATTCCGCAGGATTTCTTCTTCGAAAGGAACATCttcttcatcctgaacatgaaaAAGTAAGGTTAGAATTTCAAAATCCCATCCAAAcacaaataaatataatatttctgaGGTTTCATACTTACAACATCTATATCAATATTTAGGGATTCAGTTGGAgtcattttttaaagattatatCGATCCTGAATTGAACACACAAAACTGAGAAACGTTTTTAGAATCTTTCTTAAATCCAAGCAATCCAAGCAAACAAGCATCAATTGATgggatatttttttagtacagagcatttgttttgggaaattttgtattgaggttatgtttgctgTGTTTTGTAATTTCAAGTGCTCCTATTCAAAGATgtattttacaatacaaaataatCTTTTATCAGTTCTCTCAATGACAAGGGGTCCCCTAGGACTTCTCAAACACTTTAAGAACAATTTGCAATCGTGTCATTGTCCAAACACTCGAAAGTTCTCCTTTGACCCAGTCAACATCTTCGACCGCAATGCAAAGAGAATTCAACGCGAAAGAGCAGCAAATTCCCAAGATGTGGAATTGTATGACTACATCAAAGATGAAGTGGGATATAGGTTGGCAGACAGGGTGtttgatgtgaaaaagaaatttaatgtgTGCGTAGACTTAGGTGCAAGTAGAGGATTCGTATCCAAGCACATATTGGCGGATACAGTGGAGCACCTAATTATGTGTGAAATGAGCCCCACGATGCTCAAACAGGCAGAATCAACTCCAGGAGTAAAAGTGACAAAGACCGAAGTGGATGAGGAGGTCTTTAGTGAGAATATAGCCGATGAATCAGTGGATTTGGTAATATCAAATTTAAGTCTGCACTGGATTAATGATCTACCCGGATGCTTTGTGAGAATTATGAAGTGTCTTAAGCCAGATGGGGTATTTATGGCAAGTCTATTTGGCGGTGAGACACTCTATGAACTCAGATCAGCACTGCATTTAGCAGAAATGGAGCGAAAAGGTGGAATTTCGCCCCATATCTCTCCATTTGCCCACGTAAGTATGCAATCTTATTAAATTacatgggcgtacccagctaggggcaaggggggcagctgccccctaGAAGCATCAAAGAAGACAAAaacaaatgagaagtaaaaaaaatataggggaaactgaggcaccaccaaacatggggtaccaccaaacaatGCAATTCtaaatcggatattggatatatcagaggataagaccgataggaatttatatgcactatagggatgcttatccactgaaggaatggtcgagatagtccaagtagtttagaaataaaaattactgtttgatggtaccccgtgtttggtggtgccccagtttccactatttggtcagaaaaaaaagtttgttcagtaaaaaaaaatacaacaaattcTTCCAAAATCAGGATTAATTTTTCAACCCATAAtgatcaaggggtaactcatattgagaaatcctagtcaattgtccgagaaacgcttcgcgaaacccgagaaacccaatttctgcatcgcgaaacaagggaaacccaaaaattgcatcgcgaaaaccgaaaaacccaatttctgcatcgcgaaacccgagaaacccaatttctgcatcgccaaacccgagaaacccaaaaattgcatcgcgaaacccgagaaacccaaaaattgcatcgcgaaacccgagaaacccaatttctgcatcgcgaaacccgagaaacccaaaaattgcatcgcgaaacccgagaaacccaaaaattgcatcgcaaaacccgagaaacccaaaaattgcatcgcgaaacccgagaaacccaatttctgcatcgcaaGAGTACTCTATTAATTGCAATAGAGAGtacgggagactggggcaaaaagtcacaaatcgaaaaattcaaaattcaatatcttccaaggtaaaaaacaTAGTGGCTCAACTTTTTTTCTATTGATAGCCGCCATAGACCTTctttaatgtcgtaagtttcttagaattcgaacaaggaatttagaagataaaaaatatcgaaatttttagtcctatttttgaaatattttccttgcagaagataacaattattacctacttattttccaaaattgatgcactggtgaatattttctaaataatttggattctttgaatacgaatccgctatctattttagaatttcacaaaagttcttttctccagaaattcttttattacaaatggccacttggggtaaaaagtaacaaaaggtatagagcaaaaagtgacaaaaaagcgaagcaaaatttctgatgtctcaccgcgaaaagaaacgtcattatcatgttcCGCCCCTTGTTGttttcattggtcaaacgatttgcagtcttttgtgtgtgtttctttttctaaaatagcttgaaaagcgcttttctcgttttctcacttttctcgcagagaaaacggtgttttacaaaggtgtagatgaataaattttctatgaaaatatgtcctctagttattttttcagatttacggaagcccgtaatgaaacgaatcaaaatacagtagactcttcgttatccggctgactgggggacaaaatgacatttaggttttttgaatgatcaacggtttttctattttgtgcagtgtgaatttattttctgtctgacaaagaaaaagaaaattttcttcatggtgtgcttatgtttcattttttatcacaattaggTGGACGCAAAGTCACAAACATCTCACAAAAATCCTATTGTAACGCGCTATTAAGACAttgttgatgaaataaattatctatctatctatgtattaaaaacttcgatacaatgttaatacagtagactctcactcaatcgtctctttttcaatcgggcaacaaattttgttgacaattttcacgtttaattatgaagctaatttgttcaaattcgctgtagttcttcctattttatcgtgatcatttctaattgagcgctttttgtggaatttacaaaggctttgacgcccaaatctatctaAACCGgacgctaaaccggatgacattttgccccatattcccgattgagagagagtctactgtaatactttaattcactctggacaaacttcatgtttagtgaaaataattgtgAATATATCAACcaccagtgtttggcagctgtcacccggataacgaagtgccggataacgaagagttgagtgtatGATAATacacccaatgtctggtactatttgccccagtattttagagaatggtcacaaaattaccttttagaaatcggctcgataaacgtatttccttacaaaatagaggaaaattactttcacaaagttgtagaacggtaaatttcctataaaactgcactaattagaaatttttgaagcgatcgagtactttgtaaaaaaataaaatatctgttttgtgactttttgccccagtctcccctataagaaaatctctccaaaaaatcatatttccggggtttcctattgaagcatttgcaaacactttagaaaaaccatttttgttgacgaaataggtaattatttcatttgaaaatttcacatagcgttaacaataaagattagcacttaatttaactaaaattagccagaaatatgacataaatattaaacaaaacgaataaacagcaGTCACCTTATTATGGTTTTCATTGGAAAGCATCGAAAGCATGgtcgattgatgaaaaattcgatggtgaaaaggtacacttttaatttttctgagaaattaacaaattaaaatttgtgaatatgaatggtttttcgctttatttggagcaaaattaactaaataatgaaactgaggtatagaaaatatataaatataataatttagtactgtatttatcatgaaaacagtgacgtttccatttggagtagcgaaaaatttccatttggaacaggttttgaattagcttaatttaccctatcatGAAACGAAATGTTAAGACCAATGCTCcatataaagtttaaaaaaaaatatattatataagcTCCAAAACATTATTTCATGTTTTTGAATATGCCAATTGGAATATTAGTGATTCATTTTACCGTATCTAAATTTGcgcgtttattatcagaataaaGATAGATGTAATAGTAAAAATGCACTGTGTTCTACAGATCGGGAGGGACTTAATCAAGTGTTTCACGGATAGTTGATtctatagattaaatatgaactaaaagGAATGTTTTATTTACtgtatagtaatttagtaaaaagtagcgaataatttctaaaaattaattttatttttggccaATAATCACCTTTATGCGGATGACCTGCAGATTTATGTCAAGGGTGATCCCTCAAACCCCTCACAATACCTTTGAACTTCTGAATTTAAATCTGTCTAGAGTAGAGCACTGGTCGTCCACTAACGGACTTCTCTTGAATCCTAAAAAATCACAAGCCTTGATAATTTCTAAAAGGTCTTCCACCATTCCTTACTATCCCTTACTCCTTCACGGACAAATCATTCCATATGTTGATCAGGTGAAAAACCATGggattgtttttaataaaacattGTTTTGGTCCAAGGTATTTTGACCTTATCATTTCACACAACAAATCATAACATTGCTCTATCAGGTACGACGCATCGGGAGGGGAAGTGATTTGGTGACGTCAGTGTAAATCGAGCGAATCGAGAATTTACAGTGTAGCAATTGTTCC
Proteins encoded in this window:
- the LOC129801831 gene encoding pre-mRNA-splicing factor syf1 homolog is translated as MTPTESLNIDIDVDEEDVPFEEEILRNAYSVKHWLRYIDHKKKAPRYGVNIVYERALKELPGSYKIWYNYLKTRRKQVRGRCITDPVYEEVNNAFERSLVFMHRMPRIWMDYCSFMTMQCKITRTRQIFDRALRALPITQHHRIWPLYLDFLQRFNIPETAVRVYRRYLKLFPENAEEYIEYLTSVDRLDEAAQQLASVVDMENFVSKHGKSNHQLWNELCELISKNPDKVHSLNVDAIIRGGLRRYTDQLGHLWNSLADYYVRSGLFERARDIYEEAIQTVTTVRDFSQVFDAYAQFEELNLKKWMEEASESASGEDTDVNIEIRFARFEYLMERRLLLLNSVLLRQNPHNVPEWHKRVKLFEGKPTEIIKTFTEAVQTVQPRLAVGKIHTLWVEFAKFYEANGQIDDARVVMEKATQVDYVKVDDLASVWCEWAEMEIRQENFNGALGIMHRATAMPKKRAAYHDEKEPVQMRVYKSLKVWSMYADLEESFGTYKSCKAVYDRIIDLRICTPQIIINFGMFLEEHNYFEEAFRAYEKGIALFKWPYVFDIWNTYLTKFLQRYDGSKLERARDLFEQCLEFCPPEYAKCFYLLYAKLEEEHGLARNAMAVYERGTSGVESSEQASMFNIYIKKAAEIYGLPRTRQIYEKAIEVLPEESAREMCMRFAEMETKLGEVDRARAIYAHCSQMCDPRVTMDFWGAWKEFEVRHGNEDTMREMLRIRRSVQATYNTQVNMMAAQMTNSGVAGGTVADLAPGAKDGMRMLEAKAIEMNAEGVKSNGLKAAASSNIMFVRGETQGLPGQGEKVVNPDEIDIGDESDEEEGDGEEVNIPIQQKSIPAKVFGGLKKDDDEEEN
- the LOC129801846 gene encoding arginine-hydroxylase NDUFAF5, mitochondrial, whose product is MFAVFCNFKCSYSKMYFTIQNNLLSVLSMTRGPLGLLKHFKNNLQSCHCPNTRKFSFDPVNIFDRNAKRIQRERAANSQDVELYDYIKDEVGYRLADRVFDVKKKFNVCVDLGASRGFVSKHILADTVEHLIMCEMSPTMLKQAESTPGVKVTKTEVDEEVFSENIADESVDLVISNLSLHWINDLPGCFVRIMKCLKPDGVFMASLFGGETLYELRSALHLAEMERKGGISPHISPFAHIRDIGGLLNRAGFTMLTIDTDEIVVGYPSMFELMWDLKGMAENNAAFNRSLHLYRESLIAASAIYDDMYKKPDGGVSATFQVIYLVAWKPSPNQPKALPRGSGKVSLKDLDKVVEGKIK